One region of Candidatus Binataceae bacterium genomic DNA includes:
- a CDS encoding hemerythrin domain-containing protein yields the protein MTFAHMLGDGNREPEKGIVMATEENQVQASADTITGSMDVEHTRLRDLWEQTTAALNAEEFGKLHSLVRDLIAALKRHISVEEQILFPAIESKSKNNEPTNAMRLEHRQMEHMLEQLKPLLTVAELWTGIKAVEGQEIEPGALLRSHENKEHDVLYPLADRLLGGEEARTLVARMRTAQDKG from the coding sequence ATGACGTTTGCTCATATGCTCGGCGATGGTAATCGAGAACCTGAGAAAGGAATCGTGATGGCCACCGAGGAAAACCAAGTTCAAGCAAGCGCTGACACAATCACCGGATCCATGGATGTCGAGCACACTCGGCTTCGCGACTTGTGGGAGCAGACCACAGCGGCGCTGAACGCTGAGGAATTTGGAAAGCTCCATAGCCTGGTGCGCGATCTGATCGCGGCGCTTAAGCGACACATAAGTGTCGAGGAGCAGATCCTGTTCCCCGCCATCGAGAGTAAAAGCAAAAACAACGAGCCAACCAACGCGATGCGTCTGGAGCATCGGCAGATGGAACACATGCTCGAGCAGCTTAAGCCGCTACTGACGGTTGCGGAGCTGTGGACCGGCATCAAGGCGGTTGAGGGTCAGGAAATAGAACCCGGCGCCCTGCTCCGCAGTCACGAAAACAAGGAGCACGACGTGCTCTATCCGCTCGCGGATCGGCTATTGGGAGGCGAAGAGGCGCGCACACTGGTCGCGCGAATGCGCACTGCGCAGGACAAGGGCTAA
- a CDS encoding SDR family oxidoreductase, with product MGKLNGKVAVITGAASGMGRATALRFAKEGAAVVLTDLNSHGGEEVVAECAAAGGQAVFQRTDVTSEADIQAAIGRATREYGRLDIMYNNAGVAGALGPIEKITAQDWDRSISVLLRAVFFGMKYSIPEMRKVGGGSIITTASVAGLRGVGYLAAYSAAKGAIITLTQAVAIEVGHDRIRVNCICPGGVNTPLVHRGTRGGQEAAEERMAKMQPIPRAGHPEDIANMALFLASDESEWISGTAMVVDGGINTGNVRFRVPEAGFSGPSFER from the coding sequence ATGGGCAAGCTCAACGGCAAAGTCGCCGTCATCACCGGAGCGGCCAGTGGCATGGGCCGCGCTACAGCACTGCGCTTTGCCAAAGAAGGCGCGGCGGTCGTGCTCACCGACCTGAATTCGCACGGTGGTGAAGAGGTGGTCGCCGAATGCGCGGCCGCCGGCGGCCAGGCGGTCTTCCAACGCACCGATGTGACCAGCGAAGCGGATATCCAGGCCGCAATCGGTCGCGCAACCCGCGAATACGGCCGCCTCGACATCATGTACAACAACGCCGGCGTCGCTGGCGCACTTGGGCCGATCGAAAAAATCACCGCCCAGGATTGGGATCGCTCGATTTCGGTGCTGCTCCGCGCCGTATTCTTCGGGATGAAGTATTCGATCCCCGAAATGCGCAAGGTCGGCGGCGGATCAATCATCACCACCGCCTCGGTAGCGGGTTTGCGTGGCGTCGGCTACTTGGCGGCTTACAGTGCGGCTAAGGGCGCCATCATCACTCTCACGCAGGCGGTCGCGATCGAAGTCGGCCATGATCGCATCCGCGTCAATTGCATTTGTCCGGGGGGCGTGAATACGCCACTGGTCCATCGCGGCACCCGTGGCGGCCAGGAGGCGGCCGAAGAGCGGATGGCGAAAATGCAGCCGATACCGCGCGCGGGACATCCCGAAGATATCGCCAACATGGCGTTGTTTCTTGCCAGCGATGAATCCGAATGGATAAGCGGCACCGCGATGGTGGTCGACGGCGGAATCAACACCGGCAACGTCCGCTTCCGGGTGCCCGAAGCGGGCTTTTCGGGGCCATCCTTCGAGCGCTAG
- the uvrC gene encoding excinuclease ABC subunit UvrC: protein MSEDEKAPPVPEGPRYGSLVDYPSVDASEPASRPALTLTADKDPLTRQLETIPLSAGVYLLKDRAGKVLYVGKAKSLRPRVRAYFRGSEGEQGDGRFQVRFLMRRVRGFETIVTASEKEALILENNLIKQYKPRYNIRLKDDKSYLSAKITNHPWPRITVTRRIVKDGGKYFGPFGSADGLRETIDVIRKVFPLRTCSDGVFRNRSRPCLEYQIKRCMGPCCLTVDRGEYGKHLQAAQMLLEGKNLELLRELREQMKAHASRLEFESAAKIRDRVRAIEKTVERQTVLHHWGIDQDIFGLYREGGFIEAIVLIVRGGKLTSTQGWSFQDLEFPDEEVLGDLLTQYYQGPRTLPDEVLLPVALEDAEVRAELWSERRGKKTEVFVPQRGEKLRLLEMAMENAHQSFAARRDNEQTREKMLEELRTKLHLRNSPKRIECYDISNLQGSMVVGSQVTFDEGEPDKNRYRRYRIRGFEGQDDFASMAEVLGRRAERAKRENEYPDLWVIDGGKGQLNVALQVLREHHLADQIDCVSLAKQHVLNDRRAKEVTKSEERVFLPNRKDPIVLAKNSTALFLLVRVRDEAHRFAITYNRELRRRARMRSVLDDIEGIGPVRRRTLLRHFGSLRRIRLASLEEIAAVKGLNRELAEEIRRHLDAMAALLDQEESEEGGLPPATEQASEEKAQPSLDFTD, encoded by the coding sequence ATGTCTGAAGATGAGAAAGCGCCGCCTGTCCCCGAGGGTCCGCGCTACGGATCGCTCGTGGACTACCCAAGCGTAGACGCAAGCGAACCCGCAAGCCGTCCCGCGTTGACGCTCACGGCCGACAAAGATCCGCTGACCCGCCAGCTCGAAACCATTCCGCTGTCTGCCGGCGTGTACCTGCTGAAAGATCGGGCCGGCAAGGTGCTCTACGTGGGCAAGGCCAAATCGCTGCGGCCACGAGTGCGGGCATATTTTCGCGGCAGCGAGGGAGAGCAGGGCGACGGGCGCTTCCAGGTACGCTTCCTGATGCGGCGGGTGCGCGGTTTCGAGACCATCGTAACCGCAAGCGAAAAGGAAGCGCTGATCCTCGAGAACAATCTCATCAAGCAGTACAAGCCGCGCTATAACATCCGGCTCAAGGACGACAAATCGTACCTGAGCGCCAAGATCACCAATCATCCCTGGCCGCGAATCACGGTGACACGGCGCATCGTCAAGGATGGCGGTAAATACTTCGGTCCGTTCGGATCGGCGGACGGCTTGCGCGAAACCATCGATGTCATTCGGAAGGTCTTCCCGCTCCGGACCTGCTCCGACGGAGTGTTTCGCAACCGTTCGCGCCCGTGTCTCGAATATCAGATCAAGCGCTGCATGGGGCCATGCTGCCTTACCGTCGATCGCGGGGAATACGGCAAGCATCTGCAGGCCGCGCAGATGCTGCTGGAGGGAAAGAACCTGGAGCTGCTGCGCGAACTACGCGAGCAGATGAAGGCGCACGCCTCGCGGCTCGAATTCGAAAGCGCTGCCAAGATTCGCGATCGCGTGCGCGCGATCGAAAAGACGGTCGAACGCCAGACCGTGCTCCATCACTGGGGAATCGATCAGGATATCTTCGGGCTCTATCGCGAGGGCGGCTTCATCGAAGCGATCGTGCTGATCGTGCGCGGCGGCAAACTGACCAGCACGCAGGGATGGAGTTTTCAGGACCTCGAGTTTCCCGATGAGGAAGTGCTCGGCGATCTCCTGACGCAGTACTACCAGGGGCCCCGCACCCTTCCCGACGAAGTCCTCCTGCCGGTCGCGCTCGAGGACGCCGAGGTGCGCGCGGAACTATGGTCGGAACGCCGCGGCAAGAAGACCGAGGTGTTCGTGCCGCAGCGCGGCGAGAAGCTGCGGTTGCTGGAAATGGCGATGGAGAATGCACACCAGAGTTTCGCGGCGCGCCGCGACAACGAACAGACCCGGGAGAAGATGCTCGAGGAGCTGCGCACGAAACTGCATCTGCGCAACTCCCCCAAGCGCATCGAATGCTACGACATTTCCAATCTGCAGGGTTCCATGGTGGTCGGCTCGCAGGTGACCTTCGACGAAGGCGAGCCCGACAAGAATCGCTATCGCCGCTACCGAATTCGCGGCTTCGAAGGGCAGGACGATTTTGCGAGTATGGCCGAAGTGCTGGGGCGGAGGGCGGAGCGCGCCAAGCGTGAGAACGAGTATCCCGATCTGTGGGTCATCGACGGGGGCAAAGGCCAACTTAATGTGGCACTTCAGGTTTTGCGGGAACACCACCTGGCTGACCAGATCGATTGCGTATCGCTTGCCAAGCAGCACGTGCTCAACGATCGACGCGCCAAAGAGGTGACCAAATCGGAGGAACGCGTCTTTCTGCCCAATCGCAAGGATCCGATCGTGCTGGCGAAGAACTCAACCGCACTGTTCCTGCTGGTACGGGTGCGCGACGAGGCGCATCGCTTCGCGATCACCTACAACCGCGAGCTGCGGCGGCGGGCACGGATGCGATCGGTGCTCGACGATATCGAGGGAATTGGGCCCGTGCGTCGGCGCACGCTGTTGCGGCACTTCGGGAGCCTCAGGCGAATTCGCCTGGCCTCGCTAGAGGAGATCGCGGCGGTCAAGGGGTTGAACCGCGAGCTGGCCGAAGAAATTCGCCGGCACCTGGATGCGATGGCGGCACTGCTTGATCAGGAGGAAAGTGAAGAGGGCGGACTGCCACCAGCCACGGAGCAAGCCTCCGAGGAGAAGGCTCAGCCTTCTTTGGACTTTACGGATTGA
- the uvrB gene encoding excinuclease ABC subunit UvrB, translating into MLPLARGKEGVFKLVSSYRPQGDQPTAIDAIVSNVQQAVAHQVLLGVTGSGKTFTMANVIERVNRPTLVIAPNKTLAAQLYNEFKSLFPDNAVRYFVSYYDYYQPEAYVPSTDTFIEKDASINDEIDKMRHSATKALLERNDALIVASVSCIYGLGEPEVYFEMLVFVEEGQTIERDRVLRKLVDIHYQRNDYDFHRGTFRVRGDTIEVFPAYEESRAVRIEFFGDQIEALSEIDALRGKVIRKLQSVAIYPASHYVTTSDRMERAVGTIRAELKERLEWFRTENRLLEAQRLEQRTMYDLELLAEMGFCPGIENYSRHLTGRAPGEPPPTLLDYFPNGSLFFIDESHNTIPQIGGMYRGDRSRKQTLVDFGFRLPSALDNRPLNFEEWESHINQAVYVSATPGDYELERSGGLLVEQLIRPTGLIDPEIEVRRAGTQVDDLLEEIRKRAAANERILVTCLTKKMAEDLTDYYHDLGVRVRYLHSDIETIERVEIIRSLRKGDFDVLVGINLLREGLDLPEVSLVAILDADKEGYLRSTRSLIQTIGRAARHVNGRVLMYADRVTDSMERAIGETNRRRAKQLAYNEQHGITPQSVTKAIDASLVEMYSPEWAIVPEVEAKDSEEEFIAPHELPDRITALRHEMMQAANDLEYERAAELRDQIKRLERKIFGMDQPPVPAATVPAPGTAGSRMSQTRGRKGAGAATGAAAAGAASGKRPIRQGRLRLTPDRPT; encoded by the coding sequence ATGTTGCCTTTGGCGCGCGGAAAAGAAGGCGTTTTCAAGCTGGTGTCGAGCTATCGGCCGCAGGGCGATCAGCCGACCGCCATTGACGCGATTGTAAGCAATGTGCAGCAGGCGGTAGCCCACCAGGTGCTGCTGGGGGTCACCGGGTCTGGCAAGACCTTCACCATGGCGAACGTGATCGAGCGGGTGAACCGTCCCACACTCGTTATCGCGCCCAACAAAACGCTGGCGGCCCAGCTCTATAACGAGTTCAAAAGCCTGTTTCCGGACAACGCCGTCCGCTATTTCGTTTCCTACTACGATTACTATCAGCCAGAAGCATACGTGCCGTCGACCGACACCTTCATAGAGAAGGATGCCAGCATCAATGACGAGATCGACAAGATGCGACATTCGGCGACCAAGGCGTTGCTGGAGCGCAACGATGCACTGATCGTCGCATCGGTATCCTGCATCTACGGTCTGGGCGAACCGGAAGTGTACTTCGAGATGCTGGTTTTCGTGGAAGAGGGCCAGACCATCGAGCGTGATCGGGTGTTGCGCAAGCTGGTCGATATCCACTACCAGCGCAATGACTACGACTTTCATCGCGGCACCTTCCGAGTGCGGGGCGACACGATTGAGGTATTTCCGGCGTACGAAGAAAGCCGGGCGGTGCGGATAGAGTTCTTCGGGGACCAGATTGAAGCTCTGTCCGAGATCGATGCGCTGCGCGGAAAAGTCATCCGCAAGCTACAATCGGTCGCGATCTACCCAGCCTCGCACTACGTCACGACCTCGGATCGGATGGAGCGCGCGGTCGGGACGATTCGTGCCGAACTGAAGGAACGGCTTGAGTGGTTTCGCACCGAGAACCGTCTGCTCGAGGCGCAGCGCCTGGAGCAGCGCACCATGTACGATCTCGAGCTGCTCGCCGAGATGGGGTTCTGTCCGGGTATCGAGAATTATTCGCGTCACCTGACCGGGCGCGCTCCGGGCGAACCGCCGCCTACCTTGCTGGACTATTTTCCGAATGGTTCGCTGTTCTTCATCGATGAGAGTCACAACACGATTCCCCAGATCGGGGGTATGTATCGCGGCGACCGCTCGCGTAAACAAACCCTGGTTGATTTCGGGTTCCGGCTTCCTTCCGCACTGGATAATCGGCCGCTCAATTTCGAGGAATGGGAAAGCCACATAAATCAGGCAGTCTACGTTTCGGCGACGCCCGGCGACTACGAGCTCGAGCGTTCGGGAGGCTTGCTGGTCGAGCAGCTCATTCGACCCACAGGGCTTATCGACCCCGAAATCGAAGTCCGCAGGGCGGGAACCCAGGTCGATGACCTGCTCGAGGAGATTCGCAAACGGGCCGCCGCCAATGAACGGATCCTGGTCACCTGCCTGACCAAGAAGATGGCCGAGGATCTAACTGATTACTATCACGACCTTGGAGTTCGGGTGCGCTACCTGCACTCCGACATCGAGACGATCGAGCGCGTCGAGATAATCCGAAGCCTGCGCAAGGGTGACTTCGACGTCCTGGTCGGAATCAACCTGCTGCGTGAGGGCCTGGATTTGCCGGAGGTGTCGCTGGTCGCGATCCTCGATGCCGACAAGGAGGGATACCTGCGCTCGACCCGCTCTCTCATTCAGACCATCGGGCGCGCAGCCCGTCACGTGAACGGGCGCGTCCTGATGTACGCCGACCGCGTCACAGACTCGATGGAGCGAGCCATTGGCGAAACCAATCGCCGCCGCGCCAAGCAGCTGGCATACAATGAGCAACACGGCATCACCCCCCAATCGGTCACCAAGGCCATCGATGCGTCGCTGGTCGAGATGTACTCGCCGGAATGGGCGATCGTGCCGGAAGTAGAAGCGAAAGACTCCGAGGAGGAGTTCATTGCACCGCATGAACTCCCCGACCGAATCACCGCGCTGCGCCATGAGATGATGCAGGCGGCGAACGACCTGGAGTACGAGCGCGCCGCCGAGCTGCGTGACCAGATAAAGCGTCTGGAGCGCAAGATCTTTGGAATGGACCAGCCGCCCGTGCCCGCTGCAACCGTTCCGGCGCCCGGGACCGCTGGTTCACGGATGAGCCAGACCCGCGGACGCAAAGGCGCGGGCGCAGCGACCGGAGCGGCGGCCGCGGGAGCAGCATCGGGCAAACGACCGATCCGCCAAGGTCGGCTCAGGTTGACCCCGGACCGTCCCACCTGA
- a CDS encoding SDR family oxidoreductase has translation MGRLDGKVAIITGSASGIGRGTAMRFAGEGAAVVIADLNVEGGEAAVRDCRENGGRAVFQKAEVSSEAEIKALVARAVKEFGRLDIVYNNAGIGGAVGPLEQISVEDWDRSIAVLLRSVFLGIKHSVPELRKVGGGSIISTASVAGIRGFAGLHPYCAAKAGVVNLTRSAALEFAKDKIRVNCICPGGINTPILHRNQPGVKEAMEDWMAKGQPLQRAGHPEDIAGMALYLASDDAQWVTGQAMVVDGGLTVGSQFLNAGDRGQNPTALPPAGYVGPSFEK, from the coding sequence ATGGGTAGATTGGATGGAAAAGTAGCAATCATCACCGGTTCCGCCAGCGGAATCGGACGCGGTACGGCCATGCGCTTTGCAGGCGAAGGCGCTGCGGTGGTGATTGCCGACCTCAATGTTGAAGGCGGCGAAGCCGCGGTCCGCGACTGCAGGGAGAACGGCGGCCGCGCCGTATTTCAGAAAGCGGAGGTTTCAAGCGAAGCCGAGATAAAGGCGCTGGTCGCACGCGCCGTCAAAGAGTTCGGTCGACTCGATATCGTTTACAACAACGCCGGCATCGGCGGTGCGGTGGGCCCCCTGGAACAGATCAGTGTCGAAGACTGGGACAGAAGTATCGCGGTGCTACTGCGCTCGGTGTTCCTGGGCATAAAGCACTCCGTCCCTGAACTACGCAAGGTGGGCGGTGGGTCGATTATCTCGACCGCTTCGGTAGCCGGCATCCGCGGCTTTGCGGGATTGCATCCCTACTGCGCGGCCAAGGCCGGGGTGGTCAATCTCACACGCTCGGCGGCACTCGAATTCGCCAAGGACAAAATTCGTGTGAACTGTATCTGTCCGGGTGGAATCAACACGCCAATCCTTCACCGCAACCAGCCCGGCGTCAAAGAAGCGATGGAAGACTGGATGGCGAAGGGGCAACCACTTCAGCGCGCCGGTCATCCGGAAGATATCGCGGGGATGGCGCTCTACCTGGCGAGCGATGATGCGCAGTGGGTTACCGGTCAGGCGATGGTCGTCGACGGCGGGTTGACCGTCGGGAGCCAATTTTTAAACGCGGGAGACCGCGGGCAAAACCCTACCGCCCTGCCTCCCGCGGGCTACGTAGGACCTTCGTTCGAGAAGTAG